A section of the Paenibacillus yonginensis genome encodes:
- the gatC gene encoding Asp-tRNA(Asn)/Glu-tRNA(Gln) amidotransferase subunit GatC, producing the protein MSIQAKDVQHVAKLARLNLTNEEQEKFTEQLNAILQYAEKLNELDTENVPPTTHVLHLSNVMRDDVVQESLPAEKVFRNAPEEEDGQFKVPAVLE; encoded by the coding sequence ATGTCCATTCAGGCTAAAGACGTCCAGCATGTTGCCAAGCTGGCCCGTCTGAATCTGACCAATGAAGAACAAGAGAAGTTTACGGAACAGCTGAACGCGATTTTACAATATGCGGAGAAATTAAATGAATTGGATACGGAAAATGTACCACCGACCACCCACGTGCTGCATCTGAGCAATGTGATGCGCGATGACGTGGTGCAGGAAAGCCTCCCTGCGGAGAAAGTGTTCCGAAATGCGCCGGAGGAAGAAGACGGACAATTCAAGGTGCCAGCGGTACTTGAGTAG
- a CDS encoding MBL fold metallo-hydrolase: MLKIDSFALGALQTNAYLLQGEEEGKAVIIDPGANPAALIRRIEHLEIEAILLTHAHFDHIGGVDQIRKLKGCPVYIHPLEADWLTSPKLNGSLMWPDVTEPIATEAAEFDLGHGQTLTLLGETFKVYHTPGHSPGSVSFLCGKHLFSGDVLFREGVGRTDLPGGRERDLIDSIRGTLYRFEDDVKVYPGHGPRTTIGYEREHNPYVPGI, translated from the coding sequence ATGCTGAAAATTGACTCCTTTGCGCTGGGCGCTCTGCAAACCAATGCTTATCTGCTGCAAGGCGAAGAAGAAGGGAAAGCGGTCATTATTGATCCAGGCGCCAACCCGGCTGCGCTGATTCGCCGGATTGAACATCTGGAGATCGAAGCGATTCTGCTTACGCATGCCCATTTCGACCATATCGGCGGCGTTGATCAAATCCGCAAGCTGAAAGGCTGCCCGGTGTACATACATCCTCTGGAGGCCGACTGGCTGACCTCGCCCAAATTAAACGGTTCTTTGATGTGGCCGGATGTGACGGAGCCCATCGCTACGGAAGCTGCGGAATTTGATTTGGGACACGGGCAGACGCTAACCTTGCTTGGAGAGACGTTTAAGGTCTATCATACGCCGGGACATTCGCCGGGAAGTGTAAGCTTTTTGTGCGGCAAGCATTTGTTCTCGGGGGATGTGCTGTTCCGTGAAGGCGTAGGCCGGACGGATCTGCCCGGAGGACGCGAACGTGATTTGATCGACTCGATTCGCGGCACTTTGTATCGGTTTGAGGATGATGTCAAGGTTTATCCCGGACATGGCCCGCGGACGACCATCGGTTATGAACGCGAGCATAATCCATATGTTCCCGGAATCTAG
- a CDS encoding thioredoxin family protein, whose amino-acid sequence MSRKSNVAHKFGKGLTPAQFIESMTQNKEKFVQGYEQFVWPAEEDREFFESLKFRDDLRVLIVAADWCGDVIRNIPVVFRLLEAAEIPTEVLILEEHPEVMDEYMTLGGRSIPIVIVADTGGSVLAFWGPRPKHIQAIMADFKATNPDREAPGWQEGMDETRRKMLEAYGEGTAIHPAVVSEIRELLSGV is encoded by the coding sequence ATGAGTCGAAAAAGCAATGTCGCCCACAAGTTTGGCAAAGGGCTGACGCCTGCGCAGTTTATCGAATCAATGACGCAAAATAAGGAAAAATTCGTTCAAGGATATGAACAATTCGTTTGGCCGGCTGAGGAAGACCGCGAATTTTTCGAAAGTCTGAAGTTTCGTGACGATCTTCGCGTGCTGATTGTGGCCGCGGACTGGTGCGGTGACGTGATCCGGAATATTCCTGTCGTCTTCCGGCTGCTTGAAGCTGCCGAGATTCCGACCGAAGTGCTGATCCTTGAGGAGCATCCGGAAGTGATGGACGAGTACATGACGCTGGGCGGCCGCTCTATCCCGATCGTCATCGTGGCCGATACCGGCGGATCTGTGCTTGCTTTCTGGGGACCACGTCCAAAGCATATCCAGGCGATTATGGCCGATTTCAAAGCCACGAATCCGGACCGCGAAGCGCCGGGCTGGCAGGAAGGCATGGACGAAACCCGTCGAAAAATGCTTGAAGCCTACGGGGAAGGCACCGCCATCCATCCTGCGGTTGTGTCGGAAATCCGCGAGCTGCTTTCGGGGGTATGA
- a CDS encoding DedA family protein, translated as MIGLMVEVIPSEIVLAYAGYLVHQGEISFVGAVIFGTIGALIAQIFLYWIGRYGGRPVLDKYGKYIFMTKKHIDASEAWFLKYGSGMVFFARFVPVARQAISIPAGLAKMKLSKFILLTTLASLPWSILFIYLGKVLGQNWETIDEKAKPYLMPILLVALALLIVYVLVKWFYSSRKKGD; from the coding sequence ATGATCGGTCTAATGGTCGAGGTGATTCCGAGTGAAATCGTATTGGCTTATGCGGGTTATCTGGTTCACCAAGGGGAAATTTCGTTTGTGGGGGCCGTTATTTTCGGAACGATTGGCGCCCTGATCGCCCAGATTTTTCTTTACTGGATCGGCCGGTACGGGGGGAGACCTGTTCTGGACAAGTATGGCAAATACATTTTTATGACGAAAAAACATATTGATGCTTCAGAGGCCTGGTTCCTGAAATACGGCTCGGGCATGGTTTTCTTCGCCCGGTTTGTGCCGGTTGCCAGACAAGCGATTTCCATTCCGGCGGGCCTGGCCAAAATGAAGCTGAGCAAGTTTATCCTGCTGACGACGCTTGCCAGCCTTCCGTGGAGTATTTTGTTCATCTATTTGGGCAAAGTCCTTGGCCAGAATTGGGAGACCATAGACGAGAAGGCCAAGCCTTACCTGATGCCGATTTTACTGGTTGCGCTTGCGCTCCTGATCGTATATGTGCTTGTTAAATGGTTTTATTCCAGCAGAAAGAAAGGGGACTAA
- a CDS encoding dehydrogenase: protein MPLQGPKPKHQNSLPTPRKIRRSCSKELYRAVKRMNLYIPEEKLEAGEALYYKKVIGNLIWIAENQSNRKLLADWWDEAVSGELAELWEVDQEKLKQAFRAAFCGS, encoded by the coding sequence ATGCCTTTGCAGGGTCCAAAACCAAAACATCAAAACTCGCTGCCAACCCCGCGCAAAATCCGCAGAAGCTGCAGCAAAGAGCTGTACCGGGCGGTAAAACGGATGAACCTCTATATTCCGGAAGAGAAGCTGGAGGCTGGAGAAGCTCTCTATTATAAAAAAGTCATCGGCAACCTGATCTGGATCGCGGAAAATCAATCCAACCGCAAGCTGCTGGCGGATTGGTGGGACGAAGCGGTCAGCGGGGAACTCGCCGAGCTGTGGGAAGTGGATCAGGAGAAGCTGAAGCAGGCTTTTCGGGCGGCGTTCTGCGGGTCTTAA
- a CDS encoding O-antigen ligase family protein — protein sequence MNSGGQGEEQGQPQKKGKGTGKGGNKWATLLMAAALTLTVIGSCLQVGLYFSRSVYLPASLWLTGAAAVLLRRRGYVRTRGAGGTAPAVSRAILAAAGPGGVALLYALRLGAGPLSMQGTVDAVLRWSWLAVLAAALAWTAARPGGRLLLRAGWELAGMVLAYTALAAVYGLIPLPHAVLRTADSGTAAFGARLGGLLQYPNTFGAVMGAFLVLQLLRLARLPQAAAPCRRLAASAQALPCGLCLLLSESRGAWLAAAAAWTAAVLTARGPERGRLMLRSGWILAGALILYRRLAQAQLAPAALPGLAELAAVWAAALLVLAAPPMAKLSGLAARPLLHLLPLLSRPLQRPASRRRPSGRTAAVRPLLAGLAAGAVVLAAALIPLGGDAAQAALRTGTSTLNARLIMFRDAFRLFREAPWLGQGGDVWRSAYRSVQSAPYAGSVMHSGLLDMLLNLGLIGGAAWLAWLFVQGYRLAARRSEWFWAYLILALHALIDFDWAFGVYGLLLVWIAETGISARGSSDSLGWGSFNRAAGSRLAALRPIPAALSRLKAARSHAAIIALAICLLAGGLSGWRLMLADQVYRRAVTSGREAAPAAELARALRLNPLQPHVRATLAAKVSQQEAVLLLRSGLRYNPRSPELYSRLAEAAASGGDLRTAAWWAEALRLDRFDPVKQTEALRSLAALADHKRSRGEEAEAALAARAGLLLYQRYMTLDQLLSHPAGGFLPNDRGFHVTREARETAGVLKREWEQKLRLGEAAAPDSPNSIKTRRTPPEKPASASPDPLPTARRVPR from the coding sequence ATGAACAGCGGGGGACAAGGGGAAGAGCAAGGACAACCACAAAAGAAAGGGAAAGGGACCGGAAAAGGCGGGAATAAGTGGGCGACGCTGCTCATGGCGGCTGCCTTGACACTTACGGTTATAGGGTCCTGTCTTCAGGTTGGCTTGTATTTCAGCCGTTCGGTGTATTTACCGGCCTCGCTATGGCTGACAGGTGCCGCAGCGGTGTTGCTGCGGCGGAGGGGCTATGTCCGGACACGGGGGGCGGGAGGTACGGCGCCCGCGGTGTCACGGGCGATCCTGGCGGCCGCCGGTCCGGGAGGCGTGGCGCTGCTGTACGCCCTGCGGCTGGGGGCCGGGCCGCTCTCGATGCAGGGCACCGTGGACGCGGTGCTGCGCTGGAGCTGGCTGGCCGTGCTGGCAGCCGCCTTGGCATGGACGGCGGCCCGCCCCGGCGGCCGCCTGCTGCTGCGTGCCGGCTGGGAGCTTGCCGGCATGGTGCTTGCGTACACTGCGCTGGCGGCGGTGTACGGGCTGATCCCGCTGCCGCACGCCGTGCTGCGGACCGCGGACAGCGGCACAGCCGCGTTTGGCGCGCGGCTCGGCGGGCTGCTGCAGTACCCGAACACGTTCGGCGCCGTGATGGGCGCCTTCCTGGTGCTGCAGCTGCTGCGCCTTGCGCGGCTCCCCCAAGCCGCCGCGCCTTGCCGGCGGCTGGCCGCCTCAGCCCAGGCACTGCCCTGCGGGCTGTGCCTGCTGCTGAGCGAATCCCGCGGCGCCTGGCTCGCCGCGGCGGCCGCCTGGACGGCGGCCGTACTGACCGCCCGCGGCCCGGAGCGCGGGCGGCTCATGCTGCGCTCCGGCTGGATCCTTGCCGGAGCGCTCATCCTGTACCGCCGCCTCGCCCAGGCGCAGCTGGCGCCCGCTGCCCTGCCCGGGCTGGCCGAGCTTGCGGCGGTGTGGGCGGCGGCGCTGCTCGTTCTGGCTGCGCCGCCCATGGCCAAACTCAGCGGCTTGGCGGCACGGCCGCTGCTTCACCTCCTGCCGCTGCTCAGCCGGCCGCTGCAGCGCCCCGCGTCCCGCCGCCGCCCGTCCGGGCGAACAGCTGCCGTCCGTCCTTTATTGGCCGGGCTTGCAGCTGGCGCTGTTGTGCTGGCGGCCGCGCTAATCCCTTTAGGAGGGGATGCTGCGCAGGCGGCGCTGCGGACTGGCACTTCGACGTTGAACGCCAGGCTGATAATGTTCCGTGACGCTTTCCGCCTGTTTCGGGAGGCTCCTTGGCTGGGCCAGGGAGGCGATGTGTGGCGGTCGGCTTACCGCAGCGTCCAGAGCGCCCCTTATGCCGGTTCGGTCATGCATAGCGGCCTTCTGGATATGCTGCTGAATCTTGGACTGATCGGGGGAGCGGCCTGGCTGGCCTGGCTGTTTGTACAGGGGTACAGGCTGGCTGCCCGGAGGAGTGAGTGGTTTTGGGCTTACTTGATACTGGCCCTGCATGCCTTAATCGATTTCGATTGGGCTTTCGGAGTATACGGCCTGCTTCTGGTCTGGATTGCCGAAACGGGAATTAGCGCCAGAGGCTCTAGTGACTCCCTCGGATGGGGCAGCTTCAATAGAGCCGCCGGATCACGCCTCGCTGCACTACGCCCAATCCCCGCTGCATTAAGCCGACTTAAAGCCGCCAGGTCTCACGCGGCCATTATAGCCCTGGCCATCTGTTTGCTGGCCGGGGGCTTGTCCGGCTGGCGGCTGATGCTGGCCGACCAGGTTTACCGCCGTGCGGTAACCAGCGGCAGAGAGGCGGCACCGGCAGCGGAGCTTGCGAGGGCGCTGCGGCTGAACCCGCTTCAGCCGCACGTCCGGGCGACGCTGGCCGCCAAGGTTTCGCAGCAGGAAGCTGTCCTGCTGCTGCGCTCGGGGCTGCGCTATAATCCGCGCAGTCCCGAGCTGTACAGCCGGCTGGCCGAAGCAGCCGCCTCCGGCGGTGATCTGCGGACTGCCGCCTGGTGGGCCGAAGCGCTGCGGCTTGACCGGTTTGATCCGGTCAAGCAGACGGAAGCGCTTCGCAGCCTGGCTGCGCTTGCCGACCACAAGCGCAGCCGGGGGGAAGAGGCCGAGGCGGCGCTGGCCGCCAGGGCCGGACTCTTGTTATATCAGCGTTATATGACTCTGGATCAGCTGTTGTCTCACCCTGCAGGCGGCTTCCTGCCTAATGACCGCGGGTTTCATGTGACTCGGGAGGCGCGGGAGACAGCTGGCGTCCTGAAGAGAGAATGGGAGCAGAAGCTGCGGCTTGGAGAAGCTGCAGCTCCTGATTCTCCCAATTCTATTAAGACCCGCAGAACGCCGCCCGAAAAGCCTGCTTCAGCTTCTCCTGATCCACTTCCCACAGCTCGGCGAGTTCCCCGCTGA
- a CDS encoding class I SAM-dependent methyltransferase — MESLRKLVQDMVAAGTGQAGLISATLSQRRSKGDGADYTKVQIKPVELKGKLHYQLAYHYANKVTHDNLLPELLEDRLMELFETTFRQGLFNTAEADYQVLISKKFKVSILKKPATKQSAVLSHNRKKQYILEEGTPVPFLVELGIMSPEGRVFAKRYDKYKQINRFLEMIEDVAGDLPQGRPLTIVDFGCGKSYLTFALYHYLSVERGMELKVVGLDLKADVIEHCSLLANKLAYNNLRFLVGDIADYDELNRVDMVVTLHACDTATDAALEKAVRWGASVILSVPCCQHELFSQVDAPALEPLLSHGILKERFSALATDAIRAKLLDVLGYKTQLLEFIDMEHTPKNIMIRAVKGSSGDTARLWREYTAFRSFLSASPYLENACRDLLPQGEQI; from the coding sequence ATGGAATCTCTACGAAAGCTCGTTCAGGATATGGTGGCAGCAGGAACCGGTCAGGCCGGCCTTATTTCGGCCACCCTCAGTCAGCGTCGCAGCAAAGGGGACGGGGCGGACTATACGAAAGTGCAGATCAAGCCTGTTGAGCTGAAAGGCAAGCTGCATTATCAGCTGGCCTATCATTATGCGAACAAAGTGACGCACGATAATCTGCTGCCGGAGCTGCTGGAGGACCGCCTGATGGAGCTGTTTGAAACCACCTTCCGTCAAGGGCTGTTTAATACGGCGGAGGCGGATTACCAGGTGCTGATCAGCAAGAAGTTTAAAGTATCGATCCTCAAGAAACCGGCCACCAAGCAGTCAGCTGTGCTTAGCCATAACCGGAAGAAGCAATACATTCTGGAAGAAGGGACGCCCGTTCCTTTTTTGGTTGAGCTTGGCATAATGAGCCCGGAAGGCCGGGTGTTTGCGAAGCGTTATGATAAGTACAAACAGATCAACCGCTTCCTGGAGATGATTGAGGACGTGGCCGGGGATCTGCCTCAAGGACGTCCCTTGACCATCGTCGACTTCGGCTGCGGGAAATCGTACCTGACCTTCGCTTTGTATCATTATTTGTCGGTCGAGCGCGGGATGGAGCTGAAGGTTGTCGGATTGGATCTGAAAGCCGATGTCATCGAACACTGCAGTTTGCTGGCGAACAAACTCGCATACAACAATTTACGGTTTCTTGTCGGCGACATTGCGGACTATGACGAATTAAACCGCGTCGATATGGTCGTGACGCTTCATGCCTGCGATACAGCGACGGATGCCGCGTTGGAGAAAGCCGTTCGCTGGGGCGCTTCGGTGATTTTGTCCGTACCTTGCTGCCAGCATGAGCTGTTCAGCCAGGTGGATGCGCCGGCGCTTGAGCCGCTGCTGTCGCACGGCATTCTCAAGGAGCGGTTCTCCGCGCTGGCAACCGATGCCATCCGCGCCAAGCTGCTGGATGTTCTCGGCTATAAAACCCAGCTGCTCGAATTTATCGATATGGAGCATACGCCTAAAAATATTATGATCCGCGCCGTCAAAGGCTCGTCCGGTGACACCGCCCGCTTGTGGCGGGAATATACGGCCTTCAGAAGCTTTCTCAGCGCTTCTCCTTACCTGGAGAACGCCTGCCGGGATCTGCTTCCGCAGGGCGAGCAGATTTAG
- a CDS encoding PhzF family phenazine biosynthesis protein, with the protein MELYIVDAFSSRPFGGNPAAVCICEQPLETAMMQQIAREMNLSETAFLTKVEDGYRLRWFTPAAEVKLCGHATLASAHILWETGRLGAGEEARFLTLSGLLTARRRGRLIELNFPAHRPVEESRPEMKQQLAAALGINADRLQALYRYGEDLLAVLDSEQTVRGLEPDFHALLGVETRGIAVTAAGEGREGKTNTDSLGNAGDTPALDDAISAKDTNELKTGKVIPAADAVKGSKAANTGKAVDIANGSINENNADPAAISGNSGNSAAPSSAAVYDCVSRFFCPAVGVQEDPVTGSAHCGIAPYWSTKLGKSKLKAFQASARGGELELEVDGDRVKIAGPAVTVLRGKLDDTCLTAY; encoded by the coding sequence ATGGAATTATATATCGTGGATGCCTTTAGCTCGCGTCCGTTCGGCGGCAATCCAGCTGCCGTCTGCATTTGCGAACAGCCGCTGGAGACGGCGATGATGCAGCAGATCGCCAGGGAGATGAACCTGTCGGAGACCGCTTTTTTAACCAAGGTGGAGGACGGTTATCGGCTGCGCTGGTTTACACCGGCTGCGGAGGTGAAGCTTTGTGGCCACGCCACGCTGGCAAGCGCTCATATTTTATGGGAAACGGGGCGGCTTGGCGCCGGAGAAGAAGCACGTTTCCTTACACTCAGCGGTCTGCTGACTGCACGCAGGCGGGGCCGTCTGATTGAGCTCAATTTCCCTGCACACCGTCCGGTGGAAGAAAGCAGGCCGGAGATGAAGCAGCAGCTGGCAGCTGCGCTCGGAATCAACGCGGACAGGCTGCAGGCTCTTTACCGCTATGGAGAAGACCTGCTGGCCGTATTGGATTCAGAGCAAACCGTACGTGGGCTGGAGCCGGACTTTCACGCACTGCTCGGCGTCGAAACCCGAGGAATTGCTGTTACTGCGGCAGGGGAAGGACGGGAGGGCAAGACTAACACCGACAGCTTGGGCAACGCCGGAGATACGCCTGCGTTAGACGATGCTATATCCGCAAAGGATACAAATGAGCTAAAGACCGGAAAAGTTATCCCTGCTGCTGATGCGGTTAAAGGGTCTAAGGCTGCTAATACGGGAAAAGCTGTAGATATTGCGAATGGCTCAATTAATGAAAATAATGCCGATCCTGCCGCTATCTCCGGGAACTCAGGGAATTCTGCGGCTCCTTCAAGCGCTGCCGTTTATGACTGCGTGTCCCGTTTCTTCTGCCCGGCTGTCGGCGTACAGGAAGATCCCGTCACCGGCTCGGCGCATTGCGGGATTGCCCCTTACTGGTCTACAAAACTTGGAAAAAGTAAACTTAAAGCCTTCCAGGCTTCCGCGCGGGGCGGAGAGCTGGAGCTTGAGGTCGATGGAGACCGAGTGAAGATAGCCGGGCCGGCGGTCACCGTGCTGCGCGGCAAGCTGGACGACACTTGCTTAACGGCTTACTAA
- a CDS encoding DUF6483 family protein: MLRRDYLVRMIEDMTEAVGAIFGLKQQKKHTEALWEVDDLFKRHFRLNSQLLNSLSVKDIIDMFRLGDKVEADKLQSMARLMKEEGLIYLELNNSDEGLKRLMKALHLFIYSVFHGADKELWSVDKEVSGVLEAIKGYRLPVETEKLLFRYEEQEQRFDKAEDCLFRLRKDGEIGREEAAAFYERLLKLDDETLEQGGLPREEVLEGLELVTGDKETSNG, from the coding sequence ATGCTTAGAAGAGATTATTTGGTCCGCATGATCGAAGATATGACCGAAGCTGTGGGCGCCATATTCGGTTTGAAGCAGCAGAAGAAACACACGGAAGCCTTATGGGAGGTGGATGACTTGTTCAAGAGGCATTTTCGCCTGAACAGTCAGCTGCTGAATTCCTTATCCGTCAAAGATATTATTGATATGTTCCGGCTTGGCGATAAAGTGGAGGCGGACAAGCTGCAAAGCATGGCCAGGCTGATGAAGGAAGAAGGCCTGATTTACCTGGAATTGAACAACAGCGATGAAGGCTTGAAGCGCCTGATGAAAGCCCTCCACCTGTTTATCTATTCGGTCTTTCATGGAGCGGACAAGGAGCTGTGGAGCGTGGATAAAGAGGTAAGCGGGGTACTGGAGGCCATCAAAGGTTACCGGCTTCCCGTGGAAACCGAGAAGCTGCTGTTTCGTTACGAGGAGCAGGAGCAGCGTTTTGACAAAGCGGAGGATTGCTTGTTCCGGCTCCGCAAAGACGGGGAGATTGGCAGAGAGGAAGCAGCTGCTTTCTACGAGAGATTGCTCAAGCTTGATGACGAAACGCTGGAACAGGGCGGACTGCCGAGAGAGGAAGTGCTCGAAGGGCTGGAGCTCGTGACTGGGGACAAAGAGACCTCTAACGGTTAG
- a CDS encoding alpha/beta fold hydrolase — protein sequence MEKLSVNGLNIAYEDRGEGEVIVLLHGFCGSAGYWDALVPELSKQYRCLVPDLRGHGSSDAPLGSYTIEQMAEDVKGLLEKLEISSCTMLGHSMGGYVTLAFAQHYPAYLKGFGLIHSTAYADSEEAKEKRLKAAAAVQSGITGFIDGLVPGLFAPDHVDTMADAVNAVREIGYRTPPQGAAGAALAMRERVDRRDVLSSTMLPVLLVAGEKDQVVPIERTFTADGANITKSVLKGAGHMSMYETPEQLLAVISDFARSIYETDKAGL from the coding sequence ATGGAGAAATTATCGGTTAACGGCTTGAATATAGCTTATGAGGATCGCGGAGAAGGAGAAGTTATTGTTCTGCTTCACGGCTTCTGCGGCAGTGCGGGGTATTGGGATGCCCTTGTTCCGGAGCTGAGCAAACAATATCGTTGTCTGGTGCCTGACCTGCGCGGCCATGGTTCCAGCGATGCGCCTCTCGGCTCTTACACGATTGAGCAAATGGCCGAAGATGTAAAAGGGCTTCTGGAGAAGCTGGAGATCAGCTCCTGCACGATGCTGGGGCATTCGATGGGCGGTTATGTCACTTTGGCTTTTGCCCAGCATTATCCTGCTTATTTGAAAGGGTTTGGCCTTATTCACTCTACGGCTTATGCCGACAGCGAGGAAGCGAAGGAGAAACGGCTGAAGGCAGCGGCTGCTGTTCAGTCGGGGATTACGGGTTTCATTGATGGGCTTGTACCGGGGTTGTTTGCCCCGGACCATGTGGACACGATGGCAGATGCCGTGAACGCCGTCCGCGAAATCGGCTACCGCACACCTCCACAGGGAGCGGCAGGAGCAGCGCTGGCTATGCGCGAGCGTGTGGACCGCAGAGATGTGTTGTCCTCTACCATGCTGCCGGTGCTGCTTGTTGCCGGTGAGAAGGATCAGGTCGTTCCGATCGAACGGACCTTTACGGCCGATGGGGCCAATATCACGAAGTCGGTGCTGAAAGGGGCCGGCCATATGAGCATGTATGAAACGCCGGAACAGCTGTTGGCGGTTATCTCGGACTTCGCGCGCAGCATCTATGAAACCGACAAGGCTGGACTCTGA
- the yyaC gene encoding spore protease YyaC: protein MSINRFAGVQGPDLEAGARVKMDAGELRGFFREIAAEHPLSDLQFICIGTDRSSGDALGPLTGSRLRAYGIEAVIGTMPDPCDAETLRVKLEQLPEGKIRIVIDACLGADSNVGFYLAARAPLKPAESVGLRLPPIGDYSIAAVVNRRSPKPYHTLQTTSLHLVMQMAEEIAAAAAAAFGRI from the coding sequence ATGTCGATAAACCGCTTTGCGGGCGTTCAGGGACCCGACTTGGAGGCTGGAGCGAGGGTCAAGATGGATGCAGGAGAGCTAAGGGGCTTTTTCCGTGAGATAGCCGCAGAACATCCGCTAAGCGACCTGCAATTTATCTGCATTGGTACGGACAGATCGTCCGGAGATGCCTTGGGGCCTTTGACCGGCAGCAGGCTTCGGGCTTATGGAATAGAAGCTGTTATAGGAACTATGCCGGATCCCTGTGATGCGGAGACGCTTCGTGTTAAGCTTGAACAGCTGCCGGAAGGGAAAATACGTATTGTTATTGATGCCTGTCTTGGCGCCGATTCGAACGTTGGTTTCTATCTGGCCGCGCGTGCCCCGCTAAAGCCAGCAGAATCGGTAGGTTTACGGCTGCCGCCGATAGGGGATTACAGCATAGCTGCTGTTGTCAACCGAAGGAGTCCCAAACCTTATCACACGCTTCAAACCACTTCTCTGCATCTTGTAATGCAGATGGCAGAGGAAATTGCGGCCGCTGCTGCGGCTGCTTTCGGACGGATTTGA
- a CDS encoding DUF1128 domain-containing protein codes for MDLSQRTQENVEYMIEAIKNKLRMATGAAMQASAFSVDRYEDIQEVYEIVMSKERLSISEVEALASELGQLRSK; via the coding sequence ATGGATTTGAGTCAGAGAACACAGGAAAACGTGGAATATATGATTGAGGCTATTAAAAACAAACTAAGAATGGCTACCGGCGCCGCAATGCAGGCATCCGCCTTCTCCGTTGACCGGTACGAGGATATTCAAGAGGTGTATGAAATCGTGATGAGCAAGGAACGGCTCAGCATTTCCGAGGTTGAAGCGCTCGCTTCCGAGCTGGGACAGCTTCGCAGCAAATAA
- a CDS encoding pirin family protein, protein MIKKQTSEERHTSDLGSIQSEYSFSFSEYEDAGNEHFGCLLVHNDCTLMPEHFGKDWPNHDLEIVTMVIEGKVRYTDSLGPAEDLPKGAIHVLTAGTGVTHSESNPSEREQARYLQFWFLPVKQGLKSRRQSLTIRKEQRFNQLFPVVSGRGEDPYSLPIAQDLTLYTSVLETSRELEISARDRRIYIFVVSGNLKVECGEEILELAEGDSAKIHEPLPIKLTGTASEGLTELLVVDMP, encoded by the coding sequence ATGATTAAAAAACAAACATCAGAAGAACGTCATACATCCGATCTGGGATCGATCCAAAGTGAATACAGCTTTTCATTCTCCGAATACGAGGATGCGGGAAATGAGCATTTCGGCTGCCTGCTGGTGCACAACGACTGCACCTTGATGCCTGAACATTTTGGAAAAGACTGGCCCAATCACGATTTGGAAATCGTTACGATGGTCATCGAAGGAAAGGTCCGCTATACGGACAGCTTGGGTCCTGCCGAGGATCTTCCGAAGGGCGCCATTCATGTGCTTACTGCCGGGACCGGGGTTACCCACTCGGAATCCAATCCTTCAGAGCGGGAACAGGCCCGTTACCTGCAGTTCTGGTTTCTTCCGGTCAAGCAGGGGCTTAAGTCGCGCCGTCAAAGCTTGACGATCCGGAAGGAGCAGCGCTTTAACCAGTTGTTCCCGGTGGTTTCGGGCAGGGGAGAAGATCCATATTCGCTTCCGATCGCACAGGATTTAACACTGTATACCTCAGTTTTGGAAACTTCCCGGGAGCTGGAGATTTCAGCGCGCGACCGCAGGATCTATATTTTTGTAGTGTCGGGAAATCTGAAGGTAGAATGCGGAGAAGAGATTCTGGAACTGGCGGAGGGCGACTCAGCCAAAATTCACGAGCCGCTGCCGATTAAGCTTACGGGAACAGCCAGCGAAGGATTAACGGAACTGCTTGTCGTGGATATGCCTTGA
- a CDS encoding GlsB/YeaQ/YmgE family stress response membrane protein translates to MWAIPISILIAVLIGLIGDALTESEIRGSATAAIIAGLAGAWLGSWLFGNLGPVVDGFAVIPAIVGAALAVFILTAASRLLARTL, encoded by the coding sequence TTGTGGGCAATTCCGATCAGCATCCTGATTGCCGTCCTGATTGGACTAATAGGTGACGCGCTGACCGAAAGCGAGATTCGCGGCAGTGCAACAGCTGCGATCATCGCTGGACTAGCCGGAGCCTGGCTCGGTTCCTGGTTATTCGGGAATCTGGGCCCGGTTGTTGACGGATTTGCTGTCATTCCGGCCATTGTGGGCGCCGCCTTGGCGGTGTTCATTCTGACCGCTGCCTCCAGGCTGCTTGCCCGGACCTTGTAA